One genomic window of Evansella cellulosilytica DSM 2522 includes the following:
- a CDS encoding pyruvate, water dikinase regulatory protein: MKKQMIVYVLSDSVGETAELVVKAAASQFNGSSAIDIRRIPYVEDRGTIDDVIVQAKENKGIIAYTLVVPEIREYLEEKIKKAQISSYDILSPMVNLLQTRFDSVPRNEPGLMHTLDEDYFRKVEAIEFAVKYDDGRDPRGVLRADVVLVGVSRTSKTPLSQYLAHKRLKVANIPLVPEVKPPDELFNIPSKKVIGLTISPEKLNSIRTERLKALGLKEQANYANVNRIQEELVYSNEVMNRIGCKVIDVSNKAVEETANMIYHMIQKNQ, encoded by the coding sequence ATGAAAAAACAGATGATAGTGTATGTTCTATCAGATTCGGTTGGAGAAACGGCTGAACTCGTTGTTAAAGCTGCTGCTAGTCAGTTTAATGGTTCATCTGCTATTGATATACGTCGTATTCCTTATGTAGAGGATAGAGGTACAATTGATGATGTTATTGTACAAGCAAAAGAAAATAAGGGGATTATAGCATATACACTAGTAGTCCCAGAAATAAGGGAGTACTTAGAAGAAAAAATAAAAAAAGCGCAAATCTCATCGTATGACATATTGAGCCCGATGGTTAATCTCCTTCAAACGAGGTTCGATAGTGTGCCTAGGAATGAACCGGGCTTAATGCATACGTTGGATGAAGATTATTTTCGGAAAGTAGAAGCAATAGAATTTGCGGTTAAATATGATGATGGACGAGATCCTAGAGGAGTTCTAAGAGCTGATGTAGTATTAGTTGGCGTGTCAAGAACTTCAAAAACGCCTCTTTCGCAATACTTGGCACATAAACGATTAAAAGTGGCAAATATACCTTTAGTTCCAGAAGTAAAGCCGCCAGATGAATTATTTAATATCCCAAGTAAAAAGGTAATAGGTTTAACCATTAGTCCAGAAAAACTAAACAGTATCCGAACAGAACGTCTTAAGGCGTTAGGATTAAAAGAGCAAGCCAATTATGCTAATGTGAATAGAATTCAAGAAGAATTAGTATACTCAAATGAAGTAATGAACAGAATTGGCTGTAAAGTCATTGATGTTTCGAACAAAGCAGTGGAAGAAACTGCAAACATGATTTATCACATGATACAAAAAAATCAATAA
- the ltrA gene encoding group II intron reverse transcriptase/maturase: protein MSERLNQKSFRDGVKSTQKRKWYSLMDKVWAMSNMEEAFKEVKRNRGSAGVDGVSIRTFEHGVEDNVQVLQRELKEKAYRPRPVKRVFIPKTDGTKRPLGIPTVRDRVVQAAVRRIIEPIFEDKFLDCSFGFRPNKSAHMALEKIRKDLMDGYVYVIDADLKAYFDTIPQDKLIQAVREEVVDGSVIRLIQSFLQAGVMDGGSFHLTEKGTPQGGVISPLLANIYLHPLDELMTKRGHRITRYADDFVICCKSQKGAERVLKSVTRFLNEELGLTVHPEKTKVVNNLEEPFLFLGHEFKGGYYVSASPKALKKFKEKVKEITRRNQTVNIETLIKEKLNPYLRGWGNYFGHFYGKTIFTIFDGWIRRRLRSVQLRSWRNIRKLHRELRKRKWKGDLPRLRMNRWRSSLSTPVHTALPKEWFVEIGLVSLVKLYNDHHPQRG, encoded by the coding sequence ATGAGCGAGAGATTAAATCAGAAGAGTTTTCGTGATGGAGTAAAGTCTACACAAAAGAGAAAATGGTATAGCTTAATGGATAAGGTATGGGCTATGTCCAACATGGAGGAAGCATTCAAAGAGGTAAAACGAAATCGAGGGTCTGCAGGAGTAGATGGAGTTTCTATCCGTACTTTTGAACACGGGGTGGAGGACAATGTACAAGTTCTTCAACGTGAATTAAAAGAAAAGGCCTATAGACCGAGACCCGTGAAGCGTGTATTTATTCCAAAAACGGATGGGACGAAAAGACCTTTAGGAATTCCTACTGTGAGAGACCGTGTTGTTCAAGCGGCTGTACGTCGCATTATAGAGCCAATTTTCGAAGACAAATTTTTGGATTGTAGTTTCGGATTCAGACCGAATAAAAGTGCACATATGGCATTAGAGAAAATCCGAAAGGATTTAATGGATGGGTATGTGTACGTAATTGACGCTGATCTAAAAGCCTACTTTGATACAATCCCACAGGATAAACTCATTCAAGCTGTAAGGGAAGAAGTAGTAGACGGTAGTGTTATTCGGTTGATTCAGAGTTTTTTACAAGCAGGGGTTATGGATGGAGGAAGCTTCCACCTTACTGAAAAAGGAACACCTCAAGGTGGGGTTATTAGTCCATTACTTGCAAATATCTATTTACACCCACTCGATGAACTGATGACAAAACGGGGGCATCGAATCACAAGGTACGCTGATGACTTTGTTATATGTTGTAAATCACAAAAAGGGGCTGAAAGAGTCCTTAAATCAGTAACTCGCTTCTTAAACGAGGAACTAGGTTTAACGGTTCACCCTGAAAAGACTAAGGTTGTTAATAACCTAGAAGAACCATTTCTATTTTTGGGTCACGAATTCAAGGGTGGTTATTATGTTTCTGCATCTCCTAAAGCTTTAAAGAAATTTAAAGAAAAGGTTAAGGAGATCACTAGGCGAAACCAAACCGTAAACATCGAGACATTGATTAAAGAAAAACTTAATCCATACCTAAGAGGTTGGGGTAACTACTTTGGTCACTTTTATGGGAAGACTATATTCACTATATTTGATGGATGGATACGTAGAAGATTAAGATCAGTTCAATTAAGAAGTTGGAGAAATATTAGGAAATTGCACAGGGAACTGAGGAAAAGAAAATGGAAAGGAGATCTCCCTAGATTGCGTATGAATAGATGGAGAAGCTCTTTGTCTACCCCAGTACATACTGCTTTACCTAAAGAATGGTTCGTAGAAATCGGTCTTGTCTCACTTGTAAAACTTTACAATGATCATCATCCCCAACGGGGATAA
- a CDS encoding YaiI/YqxD family protein, with amino-acid sequence MQNKNVKIFVDGDACPVLEEILSIAHKNELSVIFISSYAHATNKSFPYFVECIYVDQDREAADLKIANSVMKGDIAITDDLGLTSLLLAKGVLVLTSRGKLITNREIEYLMDFRYQSAKRRRSGEKTKGPKKLLEQDKCYFKEQLQKILSF; translated from the coding sequence ATGCAAAATAAAAATGTTAAAATATTTGTCGATGGTGATGCTTGTCCTGTTTTGGAAGAAATCCTCTCTATAGCACATAAAAATGAACTATCTGTTATATTCATTTCTTCCTATGCACATGCAACAAACAAAAGTTTCCCTTATTTTGTTGAGTGTATTTATGTTGATCAAGATAGGGAAGCAGCTGATTTAAAAATAGCAAACAGTGTAATGAAGGGTGATATTGCAATCACAGATGACCTCGGATTAACTAGTTTATTATTAGCAAAGGGGGTTCTTGTCTTAACCTCTAGAGGGAAGTTAATTACAAATCGAGAGATAGAATACTTAATGGACTTTAGGTATCAATCAGCTAAAAGGCGTCGTTCTGGTGAAAAAACTAAAGGGCCAAAAAAGCTATTAGAACAAGATAAATGCTATTTTAAAGAACAATTACAAAAAATCTTGTCATTTTAG
- the dnaG gene encoding DNA primase, whose translation MTLSLRVSEDIIEEIRKSIDIVDIISEYVQLKKQGKNFIGLCPFHGEKTPSFSVSPDKQLYHCFGCGAGGNVFSFIMETEGLPFLESVKKIADRMNMAIPELEHVTDEATSKEDSITKIWHNAHALSAKLFHHVLTSTDEGKEARDYLRNRGFTKEVIDTFQIGYAPNSWDFLASFLEKRKFPMDEMVKCGILSVREFDQKPYDRFRDRIIFPIWNNKGDMIAFGGRILSEGNPKYLNSPESSIFNKSETLYYFHKARPSIRKKNEAILFEGYVDVISAWKAGVDNGVASLGTALSTTQAKMLRRLTDHVILCYDSDNAGQNATMKNAAILSEAGLQVRVAILPDGMDPDDYIQKMGVDRFNKDVIGQSLTLMGFKFQYYRRGKNLKDDGERMTYIHQMIEEVSKLSHAVERDHYLRRLSEEFSLSLEALKQQQIQVYKQSKGKNEERKVVHSNFSKQQKRLLLAYENAERILIAHMLKNNSVANQVQRKVGGAFNIDEYQAIAAHLFSYYADGFEPNPSSFIEYLEDDKLKRITSELAMMTITEEMSEQELADYIKQIKNYPKRLEVEKLKVERKKLEEAEEYVEAAKIAMEIIKIEQDIKNG comes from the coding sequence ATGACATTGAGTCTTCGTGTATCTGAAGACATAATTGAAGAGATTAGAAAGTCCATCGACATTGTAGATATCATTAGTGAATATGTTCAATTGAAAAAACAAGGTAAAAATTTTATTGGACTCTGTCCATTTCATGGAGAGAAGACCCCATCGTTCTCTGTATCACCTGATAAACAGTTATATCATTGTTTTGGCTGTGGCGCTGGTGGAAATGTATTTTCTTTTATTATGGAAACGGAAGGGCTGCCGTTTTTAGAATCAGTAAAAAAAATAGCGGACCGTATGAATATGGCAATACCAGAGTTGGAACATGTAACTGATGAAGCTACAAGCAAAGAAGATAGTATAACAAAAATTTGGCATAATGCGCATGCTTTATCTGCCAAACTGTTTCATCACGTACTAACTTCAACGGATGAAGGAAAAGAAGCTAGAGACTATCTTAGAAATAGAGGTTTTACTAAGGAAGTTATTGATACATTTCAAATAGGTTATGCTCCGAATTCTTGGGATTTCTTAGCAAGCTTCCTCGAGAAAAGGAAGTTTCCGATGGATGAAATGGTCAAATGTGGGATACTATCTGTCAGAGAATTTGATCAAAAACCATATGACAGATTTCGCGATCGTATTATATTCCCAATATGGAATAACAAAGGAGATATGATAGCTTTTGGAGGAAGGATTCTTTCTGAAGGAAATCCGAAGTATTTAAATAGCCCCGAGTCTTCCATATTTAATAAAAGTGAGACTTTGTATTATTTTCATAAAGCTCGACCTTCGATTAGGAAGAAAAATGAAGCTATCTTATTTGAAGGATATGTTGATGTCATTTCTGCTTGGAAAGCTGGCGTGGATAATGGTGTCGCTTCACTAGGGACAGCTTTATCAACGACGCAAGCAAAAATGCTAAGAAGATTAACAGACCACGTTATCCTTTGCTATGACTCTGATAATGCTGGACAAAATGCAACAATGAAGAATGCAGCAATATTATCAGAGGCAGGTTTACAAGTGAGGGTGGCCATACTTCCCGATGGAATGGACCCTGATGATTATATACAAAAAATGGGTGTTGATCGTTTTAATAAAGATGTCATTGGTCAAAGCTTAACATTAATGGGTTTTAAATTTCAATATTATCGTCGTGGTAAAAATTTGAAAGATGATGGGGAAAGAATGACCTATATTCATCAAATGATTGAGGAAGTGTCAAAGCTCTCTCATGCTGTGGAAAGAGATCATTATTTAAGAAGGTTGTCTGAGGAATTTTCTCTTTCACTTGAAGCATTAAAGCAACAACAAATTCAAGTTTATAAGCAAAGTAAAGGTAAAAATGAAGAACGAAAAGTTGTTCATTCAAATTTTTCAAAGCAACAAAAAAGGCTTTTACTCGCTTATGAAAACGCAGAAAGAATATTAATTGCACATATGTTAAAAAACAACAGTGTCGCCAATCAAGTACAAAGAAAGGTTGGCGGGGCATTTAATATAGATGAGTATCAAGCAATTGCAGCTCACCTTTTTAGCTATTATGCTGATGGGTTCGAGCCAAATCCATCTTCCTTCATAGAATACTTAGAAGATGATAAATTAAAAAGAATAACGTCTGAGCTTGCAATGATGACGATTACGGAAGAAATGTCTGAGCAAGAATTGGCCGATTATATTAAACAAATCAAAAATTATCCGAAAAGATTAGAAGTAGAAAAATTAAAAGTTGAAAGGAAAAAGCTTGAAGAAGCAGAAGAATATGTAGAAGCAGCAAAAATTGCGATGGAAATTATTAAGATAGAGCAAGACATAAAAAACGGATAA
- the rpoD gene encoding RNA polymerase sigma factor RpoD, which translates to MADKPLRPMAEGDLTIDQVKEQLLEAGKKRGVLTYAEITERLAVFDQDSDQMDEFFEFLGEQGVEILNETEGVPSLQQVEKEEEEIDLNDLSVPPGIKINDPVRMYLKEIGRVPLLSASEEIDLAKKIEDGDEEAKRRLAEANLRLVVSIAKRYVGRGMLFLDLIQEGNMGLIKAVEKFDYNKGYKFSTYATWWIRQAITRAIADQARTIRIPVHMVETINKLIRVQRQLLQDLGREPSPEEVSKEMDLTPDKVREILKIAQEPVSLETPIGEEDDSHLGDFIEDQEALAPSDAAAYELLKEQLEDVLDTLTDREENVLRLRFGLDDGRTRTLEEVGKVFGVTRERIRQIEAKALRKLRHPSRSKRLKDFLE; encoded by the coding sequence ATGGCAGACAAACCACTACGCCCGATGGCGGAAGGGGATTTAACCATCGATCAAGTTAAAGAGCAATTACTAGAGGCAGGTAAAAAGAGGGGTGTATTAACATACGCAGAAATTACAGAGCGCCTCGCAGTATTCGATCAAGACTCAGATCAAATGGATGAATTCTTTGAATTTCTAGGTGAACAAGGTGTTGAAATACTAAATGAAACAGAAGGTGTGCCTAGTCTTCAGCAAGTTGAAAAAGAAGAAGAGGAAATTGATTTAAACGATTTAAGTGTACCACCAGGAATTAAGATTAATGATCCTGTCCGTATGTATTTAAAGGAAATTGGACGTGTACCACTTTTATCGGCCTCTGAAGAAATAGATTTAGCAAAGAAAATTGAAGATGGTGATGAAGAAGCAAAGCGCCGTTTAGCAGAGGCAAACCTCCGACTTGTTGTCAGTATCGCTAAAAGATATGTCGGCCGAGGAATGTTATTTTTAGATCTCATTCAAGAAGGAAATATGGGACTTATAAAAGCAGTTGAGAAATTTGATTATAATAAAGGTTACAAATTCAGTACTTATGCGACATGGTGGATTCGTCAAGCAATTACACGTGCAATCGCAGACCAAGCGAGAACAATTAGAATCCCTGTTCATATGGTAGAGACGATAAATAAATTAATTCGTGTTCAAAGACAACTTCTTCAAGATTTAGGTCGCGAGCCTTCCCCAGAAGAAGTGTCTAAAGAAATGGATTTAACACCAGATAAAGTGAGAGAGATTTTGAAAATTGCACAGGAACCAGTCTCACTTGAAACACCAATTGGTGAAGAAGACGATTCACATTTAGGTGATTTTATTGAAGATCAGGAAGCGCTAGCGCCGTCGGATGCTGCTGCTTACGAGTTATTAAAAGAACAGCTTGAAGATGTTCTTGACACTCTTACTGATCGTGAAGAAAATGTTTTGCGTCTCCGTTTCGGTTTAGACGATGGACGTACTCGTACACTAGAAGAAGTAGGTAAAGTTTTCGGTGTAACAAGAGAAAGAATTCGTCAAATTGAAGCGAAAGCATTACGTAAGTTAAGACACCCTAGCCGTAGTAAACGTCTAAAGGATTTCTTAGAATAA
- a CDS encoding glycerophosphodiester phosphodiesterase family protein, with product MKIIAHRGNKQYYPENTMISFHSAAMYPIDGIEFDLQLTKDEIPVVIHDDKIDRTTNGTGSVSSYTFDELKKYDAGSWFHSRFRGERIPSLEEVVHWAKDKELTLHIELKRQKRKTNRYLHACLQIIDEYNMNESVVISTFFHPYLNVIKQINPAIRTALLTKLPVIKAVKYAKKVNADAIHIRHTFQSSYYYQRWTLNGLPVRAYNVKRLRDALKCQRHNIDAIITSNLKQLTDFIRSESMSSP from the coding sequence ATGAAGATTATTGCTCATCGTGGGAATAAACAATACTATCCTGAAAATACAATGATTTCATTCCATTCAGCCGCTATGTACCCGATTGATGGTATTGAATTTGATTTACAACTTACAAAAGACGAAATACCTGTCGTCATTCACGATGATAAAATTGATCGAACTACAAACGGAACAGGTTCTGTGTCATCTTATACTTTTGACGAATTAAAAAAATACGACGCAGGGAGTTGGTTTCACTCTCGATTCAGAGGTGAGAGAATACCGTCTTTAGAGGAAGTTGTCCATTGGGCAAAAGATAAAGAACTAACGTTGCATATCGAGTTAAAACGTCAGAAAAGAAAAACGAATCGCTACTTACATGCATGTTTGCAAATAATAGATGAATATAACATGAATGAGTCAGTTGTCATTAGTACTTTTTTTCATCCTTATTTAAATGTGATAAAGCAAATAAATCCAGCAATAAGAACAGCATTATTAACAAAGTTACCAGTGATTAAGGCTGTTAAATATGCTAAGAAAGTTAATGCTGACGCTATTCATATTCGTCACACATTCCAATCATCATATTATTATCAAAGGTGGACACTTAATGGGCTACCGGTGCGTGCTTATAATGTTAAACGTTTGAGAGACGCTTTAAAGTGTCAGCGTCATAATATTGATGCTATCATTACTAGCAACCTTAAACAGCTAACGGATTTTATTCGTTCCGAATCTATGTCATCACCTTAG
- the cccA gene encoding cytochrome c550, translated as MKGKPLYPFAVTAILGIALIVVLSFIGLDQSRDMAGEDNGGEETPQFDDPIELGEYVYEQNCINCHGGDLAGVGSNPAINGLEGVKSEEEIVAIIHEGPGAMPAFPQLGEEAEAVAQYILSFSE; from the coding sequence ATGAAAGGGAAACCCCTTTATCCTTTTGCAGTAACAGCTATTTTGGGGATTGCTTTAATCGTTGTCTTGTCTTTTATCGGATTAGATCAAAGTCGAGACATGGCAGGAGAAGATAATGGTGGGGAAGAAACACCACAATTTGATGATCCGATTGAATTAGGAGAATACGTATACGAGCAAAATTGTATCAACTGTCATGGTGGAGATTTGGCTGGTGTTGGTTCAAACCCTGCTATTAATGGACTTGAAGGAGTAAAGTCTGAGGAAGAAATAGTTGCTATTATTCATGAAGGACCTGGAGCGATGCCTGCATTCCCTCAATTAGGAGAAGAGGCAGAAGCGGTAGCACAATATATCTTATCATTTTCAGAATAG
- a CDS encoding tRNA (adenine(22)-N(1))-methyltransferase, whose protein sequence is MNENKLSKRLEIVASYVKKGSVVADIGSDHAYLPIFLLQNNIAIKAVAGEVNKGPLLSAKAQVERCHLENEIKVKLGDGLDVLKDEVDVDTVTIAGMGGPLISQILENGKHMLQHVNRLILQPNIAADAIRKWFLIEGWCLLSETIIEEDGHIYEILVAEKGDAKTPYSDEIEKELWLGPYLLKENSTPFIQKWKKEYEQLEKIASQINESHSTSKALLEKKKSVGLKMNWLREVLQ, encoded by the coding sequence ATGAACGAAAATAAATTATCGAAAAGACTTGAAATAGTAGCTTCTTATGTTAAAAAAGGATCAGTAGTTGCAGATATAGGTTCAGACCACGCTTATTTACCAATCTTTCTACTTCAGAATAACATTGCTATTAAGGCTGTTGCTGGTGAGGTGAATAAAGGACCTCTTTTATCAGCAAAAGCGCAAGTAGAGAGATGTCACTTAGAAAACGAGATAAAAGTGAAGCTTGGTGATGGTTTAGACGTATTAAAGGATGAGGTTGATGTCGATACAGTTACCATTGCTGGAATGGGTGGGCCTTTAATCTCCCAAATATTAGAGAACGGTAAACATATGCTACAACATGTAAATAGGTTAATATTACAGCCCAATATAGCTGCAGACGCTATTAGGAAATGGTTTTTGATAGAAGGCTGGTGTTTACTGAGCGAGACAATTATAGAAGAAGATGGTCATATTTATGAAATATTAGTTGCTGAAAAGGGGGATGCAAAAACGCCTTATAGTGATGAAATTGAAAAGGAATTGTGGCTTGGACCATATCTCTTAAAGGAGAACAGTACACCATTTATACAAAAGTGGAAAAAGGAATATGAGCAATTAGAAAAAATAGCGTCTCAAATAAATGAATCTCATTCTACTTCAAAGGCATTGTTAGAGAAAAAGAAAAGTGTTGGCTTAAAAATGAATTGGTTAAGGGAGGTTTTACAATGA
- a CDS encoding Nif3-like dinuclear metal center hexameric protein: MKLANGQTIIQYFESYSPKSLAVEGDKVGLQIGTLSKPIKKIMVALDVLESVVDEAIEEGVDLIIAHHPIIFRPIKALRTDNAYGRTIEKLIKHNIAVYAAHTNLDVAPGGVNDLMADALRLTNTEVLVKTSEDELKKLVVFVPDEQAVKVREALGNAGAGYIGNYSHCTFNSNGTGTFKPGEGANPYIGDQGKMEYVSEVKIETVFPASIEKKVLRSMITAHPYEEPAYDIYDLDVEGTPLGLGRIGELAEEMDLQSFAEHVKSAFDVSGVRVVGDISRKIRKVAVLGGDGNKYISSAIFKGADVYVTGDLYYHVAHDAMMEGLCIVDPGHNVEKIMKQAVQDKIGLYLNEKGYDTKVITSSINTDPFQFM; this comes from the coding sequence ATGAAACTGGCGAATGGGCAAACTATTATTCAATATTTTGAATCATATTCTCCAAAGTCATTGGCTGTCGAAGGTGATAAAGTTGGTTTACAAATAGGTACTTTGAGTAAGCCAATAAAAAAAATTATGGTAGCCCTCGATGTACTAGAATCGGTAGTCGATGAAGCGATTGAGGAAGGGGTCGACTTAATCATTGCACATCACCCTATTATCTTTAGGCCAATTAAAGCACTACGTACGGATAATGCATATGGGAGAACGATCGAGAAGCTTATAAAGCATAACATTGCCGTTTATGCGGCACATACGAACTTGGATGTAGCCCCTGGTGGTGTAAATGATCTAATGGCAGATGCACTACGCTTAACAAATACAGAAGTGCTCGTTAAGACATCCGAAGATGAGTTGAAGAAGCTGGTCGTATTTGTTCCTGATGAGCAAGCGGTGAAAGTGCGAGAAGCTTTAGGAAATGCTGGTGCTGGATATATCGGTAATTATAGTCATTGTACTTTTAACTCGAATGGTACAGGTACCTTTAAGCCAGGAGAGGGAGCGAATCCTTATATAGGTGACCAAGGCAAAATGGAGTACGTTTCGGAAGTGAAAATAGAGACTGTTTTTCCTGCATCAATCGAAAAGAAAGTGTTGCGTTCAATGATCACAGCTCATCCGTATGAAGAGCCTGCCTACGATATTTATGATCTAGATGTAGAAGGCACTCCGTTAGGACTAGGTAGAATAGGGGAGCTTGCTGAAGAAATGGATTTGCAAAGCTTCGCTGAACATGTGAAATCTGCTTTTGACGTATCAGGGGTACGTGTTGTAGGGGATATTTCTAGAAAGATACGCAAGGTTGCAGTTTTAGGTGGAGACGGTAATAAATATATCTCTTCGGCAATTTTTAAAGGTGCGGACGTGTATGTTACGGGGGATTTATATTACCATGTAGCTCATGATGCAATGATGGAAGGTTTATGTATTGTTGATCCCGGCCATAATGTGGAGAAGATAATGAAGCAGGCAGTACAGGATAAAATAGGCTTATATTTAAATGAAAAGGGTTATGATACGAAGGTAATTACCTCAAGTATTAACACAGATCCTTTTCAATTTATGTAG